In Bacillaceae bacterium S4-13-56, the DNA window AAGGCCAATGGTTATTTTGAAGAGGAAGGCCTGGACGTTGAAATCATTATGCCAGGTGAAGCGGGAGCAGACCAGCTAGTAGCTTCAGGAAAAGCTGACTTTGGCGTAAGTTATCAAGAAAATATTACGTTGGCGCGTGTTCAAGATGTACCTATCGTTTCAATTGCAACTATCATTCAACATAATACATCCGGCTTTGCCTCACCAGTGGAAAAGAATATTGAAACCCCTAAGGATTTTGAAGGAAAAACATACGGGGGATGGGGTTCTCCTATTGAAAAATCAGTCATCCAATCCTTAATGAGCACTGTGGGTGCTGATGTAGAAAAGGTAGACATTATAAGCACTGGTGATACAGATTTCTTCACTTCAGTAAAACGAGATATTGATTTTGCGTGGATTTATTATGCATGGACCGGTGTGGAAGCGGAATTAAGAGGGGTAGATCTTAATATGATTTACTTAACGGACTACACTGAAAAACTAGATTACTACACTCCAGTTCTTGCAACAAGCGAGAAAATGATCGAGGATAACTCGAAAATTGCGGAAAAATTTGTTCGTGCAGTTTCTAAAGGGTATCAATTTGCAATAGAACAGCCAGTGGAAGCAGGAAATATTTTAATTGAAGCTGAACCTGATTTAGACCCTGAACTCGTAATAGAAAGCCAAAAATGGCTTGCATCTAGATATCAGGATGACGCTCCGAGATGGGGAGAGCAAAAAGAATTGGTATGGCAAAACTATGCAGATTGGATGTATGAGCACGACCTCCTTGAAGAAGGTTTCATAGCAGAGGATGCGTTCACGAATGAATTTTTACCGAAAGGAGAGTAAGTCATGGCAGAAGCATTAGTCAGCGTGCAGATCTTACCAAAAACAAAAAATGGGGAAGATGTAATTCCCCTTGTGGATGCGGCTATTAAGGTTATCCATGATTCTGGCGTAAAGTATGAAGTTCATCCATTAGAAACAACCATGGAAGGAGAACTCGACACTTTATTTCAAATCATTCAAAAAATGAATCAGAGAATGTTTGAGCTGGGATGCTCCAATGTCATTTCCCAAATTAAAGTATTGTATCAACCAAGTGGGATCACAATGGACACTCTCACGGAGAAATATAGATGAAGAACTTAGTAAGGAAGGGATGGAGGCCAACCTTGGTCCTCCTTATCCTATTTATCTTATGGGAACTCATTACTAGTTTATTAGACATTCCAGAGTGGCTTGTTCCAAGTCCATCAGCTATTCTTTTAGAAGGATTCATTGGATTTTCCGAATTTGCGCCAGATCTTCTAGCAACTTTATATCTATCTATACTTGGATTTCTAGTAGGTAGTGGGTTAGGAGTTTTTACAGCTACCCTACTCCATTTAGTACCCAAAATTCGAGAAGCTTTTTACCCACTTTTAATTGCCACACAAAATATACCGATTATTGTAATGGCACCTCTTTTGGTTATCTGGTTCGGTTTCGGCTTGTTGCCTAAAGTGATTGTAATTACACTCGTGTGTTTTTTTCCTGTTACCATTTCAGTAATGGATGGGTTTCGTCAAGTGCCTAGAGAGTATAGTCTTTATTTCAGAATGTCTGGTGCCACACGTTGGGGAACTTTTAGAAAATTGGAATGGCCCTTTGCCTTGCCGGCTTTATTCTCCGGATTGAAGCTTTCAGCTACCTACAGTGTCATGGGGGCCGTCATTTCTGAGTGGTTAGGCGCTAAGAATGGAATTGGTGTTTATATGACTCTTGCATCTTCTTCCTTCCGTACAGACAGAGTGTTCTGGGCCATTTTTGTGGTTGTTCTATTGAGCCTTAGTTATGTAGGTATGGTGATGATAGCTGAAAAGAAGATCGTTTCATGGAATTCAGATAAGGAGCGATAGATGTGACACTTTTGCAGATCGATAATATTTCGATATCTTTCCAAGAACAGCAAACTCTATCCAATATATCTTTTGATGTGCAGGAGGGAGAATTTGTTTCTATAGTTGGACCTTCAGGTTGTGGAAAAAGTACCTTATTTCATGTCCTAGGTGGGCTTTTTAAACCAGATGAGGGCGACGTTTGGTTGAAAGGAAAAAACATAACAGGAACAACTGGTCATGTTAGTTATATGCCCCAACAGATTTCCCTTTTGCCTTGGAGAAATGTCCTTGATAATGTATTACTCAGTCAAGAGTTGGCAAACCACAAAAGAGATAATAATTTAGCAAAGAAAATGTTGAAGCGGGCAGGGTTAGACCAATATGAAAATGCTTATCCAGATGAGCTTTCCGGTGGAATGAAGCAAAGGGTAGCCTTCGTAAGAGCGTTATTAGGGCCGCAATCTCTACTTTGTTTAGATGAGCCTTTTTCATCATTGGATGAATTCACTCGATTGGACATGCAAAACTGGCTTCTTTCTATGTGGGAGGAAATGAGACCGACTGTTCTCTTTATCACTCATCAAATTGATGAGGCTATCCTTTTATCTGATCGTATACTTGTCCTTTCTCCACGTCCAGCGACCCTATTAGAAAAAGTGGAAGTTCCGTTTGAACGGCCGAGAAACGATTCTATGTTGTTAGATCCGGAATTTATCCGATTAAAAAGCAGAATTATGTCGATGATTAGGGGGGCTGAAAGGCTTGAAAATCATTGATTCCCATATTCATCTAGATTTATATAAAATGGGGGATATAGACGAGATTAAAAATGATTTAAAAACGAAAGGTGACCGAGCTGTTACCGTTTCCTTTCATTTAGAATCCTGCAGAAAAAATCTTGAAGTGGCTGAACAGGGAGTAATCTATCCGGCTTTCGGATTTCACCCTGAACAGCCATTACCTACACAAAATGAGATCGAAGCTTTATTAAAGTGGATGGAGCAGAATCAAGACCAAATGGTAGCCGTAGGGGAAGTTGGGTTACCGTATTACCGGAAACAAGAACATGGAGTAACAGCATCGGAATATGAACAATATGTTAATCTATTAGAGAAATTTATCATGTTTGCAAAAGAATGGGAGAAACCAATTATTCTCCATGCGGTGTATGATGACGCACCT includes these proteins:
- a CDS encoding ABC transporter substrate-binding protein, producing MKKVISLLVLLFVLVGCGGNENGETDGNDQTNDNSENNQPAELEEISVVLDWTPNTNHTGLYVAKANGYFEEEGLDVEIIMPGEAGADQLVASGKADFGVSYQENITLARVQDVPIVSIATIIQHNTSGFASPVEKNIETPKDFEGKTYGGWGSPIEKSVIQSLMSTVGADVEKVDIISTGDTDFFTSVKRDIDFAWIYYAWTGVEAELRGVDLNMIYLTDYTEKLDYYTPVLATSEKMIEDNSKIAEKFVRAVSKGYQFAIEQPVEAGNILIEAEPDLDPELVIESQKWLASRYQDDAPRWGEQKELVWQNYADWMYEHDLLEEGFIAEDAFTNEFLPKGE
- a CDS encoding TatD family hydrolase; protein product: MKIIDSHIHLDLYKMGDIDEIKNDLKTKGDRAVTVSFHLESCRKNLEVAEQGVIYPAFGFHPEQPLPTQNEIEALLKWMEQNQDQMVAVGEVGLPYYRKQEHGVTASEYEQYVNLLEKFIMFAKEWEKPIILHAVYDDAPVVVELLEKYGVKKAQFHWFKGAETTIKRMIKNGYMISVTPDVCYEKEIQELVKTYPLELMMVETDGPWPFEGPFKGHNTHPKMIHESVKQIAFLKNITVEKVYKQMRKNTENFFQITE
- a CDS encoding ABC transporter ATP-binding protein, translating into MTLLQIDNISISFQEQQTLSNISFDVQEGEFVSIVGPSGCGKSTLFHVLGGLFKPDEGDVWLKGKNITGTTGHVSYMPQQISLLPWRNVLDNVLLSQELANHKRDNNLAKKMLKRAGLDQYENAYPDELSGGMKQRVAFVRALLGPQSLLCLDEPFSSLDEFTRLDMQNWLLSMWEEMRPTVLFITHQIDEAILLSDRILVLSPRPATLLEKVEVPFERPRNDSMLLDPEFIRLKSRIMSMIRGAERLENH
- a CDS encoding thiamine-binding protein; its protein translation is MAEALVSVQILPKTKNGEDVIPLVDAAIKVIHDSGVKYEVHPLETTMEGELDTLFQIIQKMNQRMFELGCSNVISQIKVLYQPSGITMDTLTEKYR
- a CDS encoding ABC transporter permease, which translates into the protein MKNLVRKGWRPTLVLLILFILWELITSLLDIPEWLVPSPSAILLEGFIGFSEFAPDLLATLYLSILGFLVGSGLGVFTATLLHLVPKIREAFYPLLIATQNIPIIVMAPLLVIWFGFGLLPKVIVITLVCFFPVTISVMDGFRQVPREYSLYFRMSGATRWGTFRKLEWPFALPALFSGLKLSATYSVMGAVISEWLGAKNGIGVYMTLASSSFRTDRVFWAIFVVVLLSLSYVGMVMIAEKKIVSWNSDKER